A part of Perognathus longimembris pacificus isolate PPM17 chromosome 16, ASM2315922v1, whole genome shotgun sequence genomic DNA contains:
- the LOC125365000 gene encoding permeability factor 2-like, protein RALGGVAPAPLLLLLLLLLLPGSQRAAGAPLASELRCQCLQNAQGIHPKNILSLQVTPAGPHCARTEVIATLKNGKQACLNPEAPMVKRILQKLLSEGSAN, encoded by the exons cgcgccctcgGCGGGGTCGCCCCGGCCCCTctgctcctcctgctgctgctgctgctgctgcccgggAGCCAGCGCGCTGCAG GGGCGCCCCTGGCCAGCGAGCTGCGCTGCCAGTGCTTGCAGAACGCGCAGGGCATTCACCCCAAGAACATCCTGAGCCTGCAGGTGACGCCCGCCGGACCCCACTGCGCCCGCACCGAAGTCAt AGCCACGCTCAAGAACGGGAAGCAGGCCTGCCTCAACCCCGAAGCCCCCATGGTGAAGAGAATCCTCCAGAAGCTGCTGAGCGA AGGCAGCGCCAACTGA